One genomic window of Evansella cellulosilytica DSM 2522 includes the following:
- a CDS encoding SHOCT domain-containing protein — protein sequence MIIGCFILFLIGFFVLMMFQVSTGAGVISLIIVVISMTLLVQYTKKFEKEEKEAVEKKEIDVNKEVWKRMGELEFSISQRYDDVLHEDRYKFIAVDEKAKKVALVENGNYRIFGYRDILKSQIVEDGQEITTTSRTSQIGRALVGGVLAGGVGAIIGGGGGKQKHTSEVKQVSLKIVVNDTKIPTFTLDFLKLDVLENHVTKDSEKYTNAIKVATNIHDLISVLIRQADEEDKATESQKLSEGEKTISLADELEKLSKLVEKGIITSEEFEKQKNKLLND from the coding sequence ATGATTATAGGTTGTTTTATTCTTTTCCTAATAGGATTTTTTGTTTTAATGATGTTTCAAGTAAGTACAGGAGCTGGTGTTATCTCACTGATTATTGTTGTAATTAGTATGACTCTACTAGTCCAGTACACAAAAAAGTTTGAAAAAGAGGAAAAAGAAGCTGTAGAGAAAAAGGAAATAGATGTTAACAAGGAAGTTTGGAAAAGAATGGGTGAACTAGAATTTAGTATTTCACAACGGTATGATGACGTTTTACACGAAGATAGATATAAATTTATTGCAGTAGATGAAAAAGCAAAAAAGGTTGCTCTAGTTGAAAATGGGAACTACCGTATTTTTGGCTACCGCGATATATTAAAATCACAAATCGTAGAAGACGGACAAGAAATCACAACAACATCTCGAACTAGTCAAATAGGCAGAGCATTAGTTGGTGGAGTGTTAGCAGGTGGTGTAGGAGCTATCATTGGTGGTGGTGGTGGAAAACAAAAACATACCAGTGAGGTTAAGCAAGTTAGTCTAAAAATCGTTGTAAACGATACGAAAATCCCAACCTTTACTCTAGACTTTCTGAAGTTAGATGTGCTAGAAAATCATGTTACGAAAGACAGCGAAAAGTATACAAATGCAATAAAAGTCGCTACAAATATACATGACTTAATAAGTGTTCTAATTAGACAGGCTGACGAAGAAGATAAAGCCACCGAAAGTCAGAAACTGAGTGAAGGTGAAAAGACTATCTCTTTAGCTGATGAATTAGAGAAATTAAGTAAATTAGTAGAAAAAGGAATCATTACTAGCGAGGAATTTGAAAAACAGAAGAATAAGTTGCTTAATGATTAA
- the tnpA gene encoding IS66 family insertion sequence element accessory protein TnpA, with translation MSVKEIEWNKRMEQWRDSGLSMAAWCRQEEVNIHQMYYWKRKFDQSSEENQPPIEWINISHSNDEGFETPLYITVDHLSIEVRPTVDRRLLSDVLNLLR, from the coding sequence ATGTCAGTTAAAGAAATAGAATGGAACAAAAGAATGGAACAATGGCGTGATAGTGGTCTGAGCATGGCTGCTTGGTGTCGCCAGGAAGAAGTTAACATCCATCAAATGTATTATTGGAAGCGTAAGTTTGATCAATCGTCGGAAGAAAATCAACCTCCGATTGAGTGGATTAATATTAGCCATTCTAATGACGAAGGTTTCGAAACACCTCTCTACATCACGGTGGATCACTTATCTATAGAAGTTAGACCTACCGTCGATCGTCGACTTTTATCCGATGTATTAAACTTGCTTAGATAA
- the tnpB gene encoding IS66 family insertion sequence element accessory protein TnpB (TnpB, as the term is used for proteins encoded by IS66 family insertion elements, is considered an accessory protein, since TnpC, encoded by a neighboring gene, is a DDE family transposase.), whose amino-acid sequence MACGPTDLRKSIDGLAVIVKEAFELDPFAPALFVFCNRNKDKLKILQWDNNGFWLYYKRLERGTFSWPSGPSNQTQVISPRQLRWLLDGISIQQSAHREVKARTIL is encoded by the coding sequence TTGGCATGTGGTCCTACGGACCTCAGAAAGTCTATTGATGGTCTAGCCGTTATTGTGAAAGAAGCTTTTGAACTTGATCCATTCGCGCCTGCCCTCTTTGTTTTTTGTAATCGTAATAAAGATAAACTAAAAATTTTACAGTGGGATAATAATGGATTTTGGCTATATTATAAGCGTTTGGAACGCGGGACATTTTCTTGGCCATCTGGTCCATCTAATCAGACACAGGTTATTTCTCCTCGACAACTACGTTGGTTACTGGATGGGATATCTATACAACAATCTGCGCATCGTGAAGTTAAAGCGCGAACGATTTTATAA